The DNA region CACCCTCGACGGCTTCGCCCTGGCCGAGGTCGACCTGGACCTCCGCGGGGAGGGCGACGTGCTCGGCGACGCGCAGTCCGGTGCACGCTCGTCGCTGCGGCTGCTGCGGGTGGTGACGGATGCCGACCTCATCGCGGAGGCTCGTGTGGCCGCCGAGCTCGTGCTCGAGGAGGATCCGGCACTGAAAGCGCACCCCGGTCTTACGGGGGCGCTGGAGCGTCGACTGGGCATGGAGGAGCGCGCGGCGCTGGCGAAGAACTGACGCGGCGCCGGTCCGGGCCCGTCGTGGCCGAGCACTCTCCCCGCCCGCCGATAGGCTCGTCCCATGAGCAGTCGGATCGCCGTCGTCCCCGGATCCTTCGACCCGCCGACGCTGGGTCACCTGGATGTCATCCGCCGCGCCGCGGCGCTCTACGACCAGCTGCACGTGCTGGTCGTGCACAACCCGGGCAAAGAGGCGATGCTTCCGATCGCCCAGCGTCTGAGCCTGCTCGAGCAGTCCATCGCGGAGGATGACGTCCAGGGCGAGGTGACCGTCGCATCGTGGAGCATGGGGCTGCTGGTGGATTACGCGACCGACGTGGGCGCCGGGGTGCTGGTGAAGGGCATCCGGTCGCAGATCGATGTCGCCTACGAGACGCCGATGGCGATCGTGAACCGCCATCTCGCGCATGTGGAGACCGTGTTCCTGCTCCCCGATCCCGCGCATGCCCTGGTCTCGAGCTCGCTGGTGCGTCAGGTCGCCGCTCTCGGGGGCGACGTTTCGCCGTTCGTTCCGCCCGCGGTGGCCCGATTCCTGGACACCGGCGCACGGGACATCTGAGCCGCATCCGGCCGGTGCCTCGCATTCAGCCGTCGCCCACCCGTACCCCGGTAGCATTGACGACCGTGAGAAAGCACCGTTCCGGCCCCTTCGTCGTCCCCGCGCGCGACATCGTCCATCACCCCGGCGAGATGCGCGAGTTCACTCTCGACGTGCCCGCCCCGCAGAAGTGGGGCGAGGGTCTGGTGAGCGTCCCCGAAGGCGAATCCGTCCTCGTCGATGTGCGCCTCGAGTCGGTCCACGAGGGCATTCTCGCGACCGGTCGCATCGACACCGAGTACGTCGGAGTGTGCGGGCGATGCCTGACCGACATCGTCGAGCCCGTCGAAGTCGAGTTCCAGGAGCTTTTCGCGTATCCTGAGATGGAAGCAACTGACTTCGAGGTTCAAGACGACCACGTGGATCTTGAAACTCTCGTCAGGGACGCGACTGTATTGGCGCTTCCGTTTCAACCGGTGTGTCAGCCGGATTGCCCCGGCCTCGATCCGGCTACGGGCGAGCGGCTGGCCGTGAGCACCGGGACAGAGCAGCGTACGCCCCTCGATTCTCGCTGGGCTGCGCTCCAGCAATTCACCCCAGACCACGACGACGAAGAGCCGCGCAACTAGCGGAATCCGACGCCGAGAACACAGAAGAGAGCAAGCCATGGCAGGTAACCCCCCGAAGCGGAAGGTCTCCCGCTCCAACACCCGTTCGCGTCGTGCCCAGTGGAAGGCGGCGCCCATCACGCTGACCACCACGGTGGAGAACGGCAAGGTCGTCTACAGCCGTCCGCACCAGGCGAAGGTCGTCACCGATTCGCAGGGCACCGAGCTGTTCCTCGAGTACAAGGGCCGCAAGGTCGCTGACGTCTAAGAAGCTCGCTGCCGCCGTGAGTGACGTGTCAGCACAGCGCATCCAGCTCACCGAGAAGCTCGGCGTCGAGATCGACGCCGAGCTTCTGTCGCTGGCGCTGACCCACCGCTCATGGGCGTACGAACACGGTCAGGGCCCGCACAACGAGCGACTGGAGTTCCTCGGCGATTCCGTGCTCGGACAGGCCGTGACAGTGCGACTGTTCACCTCCCACCCCGAGCTGGACGAGGGAGCGCTGGCCAAACGCCGCGCGAGCGTGGTGTCCACGGTCGCCCTGGCTGAGGTCGCTCGCGGCATCGGACTCGGCGAGTACGTCCAACTCGGTCGCGGCGAGGAGCAGACCGGTGGTCGCAACAAGGACTCCATCCTGGCCGACACCATGGAAGCCGTGATCGGCGCCACCTACCTGTCGGCCGGTCCGGATGCCGCGACCGCTCTGGTCCTGCGCCTGATCGACCCGCTGCTGGATGACCCCGGCCGCGACGGTGCGTCGGTCGACCCCAAGACCACGCTCCAGGAGCTCGCCTCCCACCTCGGCGCGCCGCCGCCCGTGTACGAGGTCACCTCGACCGGTCCCGACCACAGCCGGGTCTTCGCTGCCACCGTCCGGGTCGCCGAACATTCGGCGGCCGGTACGGGATCCAGCAAGAAGCAGGCCGAGATGGCCGCCGCGCTGATGGCATGGCGCGAACTCAGCGCCCGGGCATGACCGGGATCGGGCGGCATGCCTGAGCTGCCTGAGGTCGAGGTCGTGCGCGCGGGGCTGGACCCCGCCGTCAGCGGCGCCACCGTGCGGGGCGTCACCGTCGTGGACGAGCGCGCGCTCACCCGGTACTCCGGCTCCGGCGCGCAGTTCGAAGCCGCCCTGACCGGGGCCGTCCTGCGCAGTGCCGCCCGTCGTGGCAAGTTCCTCTGGATGCCTCTGGACTCCGGCGACGACGGTGCTCCTGCCGCTGAGGCGCTGGTGGCGCATCTCGGCATGAGCGGGCAGCTCCTCCTGCGAGCGCCGGGGGCGGGGGCCGAGCGGCACGAGCGGGTGCGGCTGGACATCCAGCATCCGGACCACGGTGAGCTGGTCGTCGTGTTCGCCGACCAGCGCACGTTCGGTTCATTGACGCTGGATCCGCTGGTCCCGACGCCGGATGGCGCACCGGGTGGCCTCGGAACGAGCGAGCCGACGGTGCCCAGCCAGGTGGCCCACATCGCTCGCGACCCGCTGGACCCCGCGTTCGGCGACCGGGAGTTCCGAGTGGCGCTGACGCGCAGGGACTCGGCGATCAAACGCGTGCTGCTGGATCAGACGGTCCTCAGCGGGGTGGGCAACATCTACGCCGACGAGGCACTGTGGCGCTCCCGCATCCACCCGGAGACTCCCGCCCGCGCGCTCTCCACCCGGGCGGTGAACCGGCTCCTTGCCGACGTGCGCACCGTGCTGGAGCGCGCGCTGGCTGAGGGAGGGACGAGCTTCGATGCGCAGTACGTGAACGTCAACGGTCAGGCGGGGTATTTCGCGCACTCCCTGAATGCGTACGGACGCACCGGGCAGCCGTGTCCGCGCTGCGGCAGGCCGATCGTCCGGGTGTCGTTCATGAACCGTTCCAGCCACTACTGCCCGCACTGCCAGAAACCCCCGCGCCCGATCGTCCGGGTCAGCTGAGCACCTTCTGCCACGCGCCGGCGTAGGAGGCCGGCACGAAGCCGATCGCCTCGTTGATGTCCAGCATGTGCCGGTTCTCCTCGGCGTTGAACGTCGAGACCCGGGGTGATTCGGGGACCAGCTCACGCCACCGCAGCAGGTTCGCGCATTTGACGACGGTGCCGAGCCGGCGTCCGCGGTGGCCTTTCACGACCAGGGTGCCGTACTGCTGGGTGGCCCCGGTGCGGTCCTCGGCGATCACCAGCTCGTTGTAGGCCGCGATCGTGCCGGTCGGCACATGCTGCGCCGCCGCGACGGACACCGTCAGCCCCTGAGCCTTCAGCCGGGCATCACGGCGCTGCACGCGGGCAGCGTCCCAGTGCTGCTCCTCGATGACCAGGCCGCCGGTGGGCGCATCCGTGGACATCCGCGAGATCGCATAGGCGAACCCGTCGAGGTGCTCGGGCGGCGTCGGTGAGGTCCATGTCAGGAGACGATAGTCTTCGCCGGCCGCCGCCCGCGCCTCGGCGAGCATGCGTTCCAGGGGCTCGGCGGGACCGCGCAGGTCGAACACGCTGTTGCGCTCCACCTGCTGGAGGGTGAACCCGTTCTCGCGCATGGCGACGGTCTGGCTGTCGTCCGCGGGCACGGTTCCGAATCCGCTAGGCGGAGACAGACGCGGACCGGGCCGGTCCGGGCGATGCAGAGTCCAGGTCTGAGTGGTCCGGATGCCGCGTGCCCGGGCTTCAGCCTCCACCGCAGCCAGCAGCGCCTCCTCGGCGCCCTGCCCGCGACGCTCCGGATCGACCATCAGGTCGAACTCGAGCGACGTGGTGTCCTCCTGGGTGGAGATCATGATCTTCACCGCCCCGACGATTCCTCCGTCGCGCGCGGCGATGAAGCCGAGCTGGGTCCAATCCGTCTGGTCCTGCCAGAGGCCGAGGACTTCTTGCGCCTCTTCCCGCAGGTCGTCGTGGCCGGCGTCGGCGAGGCAGACGGCGTTGGCCAGGCGGACCATCTCCAGGAACGGGCCGGCGTCCGCGGCATCCAGGCCTGCCGGCACGACCAGAGGCGAAACCCGCAGTGCGCTGCGCTGGGTCAGGTCAGTCATCCAGCACCTTCTTCCAGGCGCCGTCGTAGGAGATCGGCACGAAGCCGATCTCCTCATTGATGTCCAGCATGGGGCGGTTCTCCTCCGCGTTGTAGGTGATCACCCGCGGCGATGCGGGCGCGATCTCGCGCCAGGACAGCAGGCCGGCGCACTTGACGAGCAGTCCCAGCCGGTGCCCGCGATGCTCCTTGAGCACCAGCGTGTCCTCCTGGCTGGATGCCTCGGTGCGGTCCTTGCCGATGACCAGTTCATTGAACGCGCACAGCTCGCCTGTCGCGATGTGCTGTGCGGCCGTCACCTGCAGCGTCCGCCCCGCCGCGGTGTAGAGCGAGTCGTGGCGGGCGACACGGGCGGCATCCCACGTCTCCTCGTCGAACTCCAGATCCGCCGCCGGTGCGTCGGTGATCATGCGGGACTTCATCCAGGCGTACCCGTCGACGAACTCCGCCGGCGTCGGCGCGAACCACTGCACCACGCGATAACCGGATGCCGCGGCCGTCGCCTCGGCCAGAAGCTGCTCGACGTGAGCGAACGGCCCGCGCAGGTCGAAGGCGCTGCAGCGGTCCACCTGCTCGAGCGTGTACCCGTGACGCAGGTAGAACCGGGCGATGTGGTCGCGCGGAATCGTTCCGAAGCCGGTGGGCGGCTCCAGACGCGCGCCGGCCGCCTGCGGATGCTCGGCCCACGACTGCAGGACGCGGCGTCCGTGATCGCGGACGACGCCCTCCAGGTGCTGGTAGGCCGCAGAGCCGATGCCGCGACCCCAGACCTCGGTGATCAGCTCGATCAGCCACGTCGCCGTCCGGGACCCGGGCTCGCGGGGGAAATCGACTCCCATGCGGCCGACGAACCGTCCGTCCGCCCGCACCAGCCAGGCGAGCCGGTCGGTGTCGGGATCCGGCTGATAGTGCGGCAGCAGCTCGTCGGGGGCGATGCGATGGTCGTCGTGCCCGGCGACCTCGCGGAGGATGCGATTGCGCAGCCGGACCATCTCGAGGAAGTCCGCCGCGTCGGGCGCGTCGATGCTCGTCGGGATAGTCAGCGGGACCAGTTCCAGGTCCACAGGGGCGGTGATCATGACAGATCCGTTCTGGTGATGGCGGCTCTCCGGGGCGCCGCGCGGGCGGCGGCCCCCCGGAGAGATCAGGTGCGCACGCTCAGCAGGGCGTGTGCGCGAAGGGCGTCGTGCTGCCGGTCGTTGCGGGACCGGAGATGCACGAGTCGGCGGGCGTGGGTGTCGTGGTCGCGCGCGCCGTCGAGACGGCGGGCGCCGCGCAGCAGCAACCACAGGCCGACCCGCAGCTGTAGTCGGTCGGCGAGGCCCAGGGGAGCCCCCTGCGTCGCCGGGGTGGGAAGCGTCAGGCTTTCCGAGCCGGGAGACCGGACGGGCGCCAACGTGTCGTTCATGATGGTCTCTTTCGGAGTGGAGATGACGAAGATGGCCCGAGAGATCGGGCGCGGAGGCGGCCGGATGCGGCTCCGGTCAGAGGAGCCGCGACGGCGGGCGCTGATAGGCGCGGCGTGGGAGTGACGCCCGAGGGCAGAGTCCTCCCCGCGGCGGTCAGCCGGCGGTGGGAGCAGTGGCGCCGAACGACGAGGTCACCGGAGCGATTCCGCAGAACGGGGAACGGCGAGCCGGGGCGGAGCCTGGGTTCATCATGTGCATCATCGGTGACCTCCTTTCGCGTGTGGGACGCGAAGAGAGACGATAGCGCGGGCCAGCGGCCACGTCAAGGCGAATTCGCAGATTCGGCGGACGACGGGCGTGTCGCGACAGCGCATCGAGCGCCGGCGCACGGCCCCGGCTCCCGGCTCGCCTGCGCGGAATCACAGTGGTCCTCGGGTAGCGTGAACCCGTGAATCGACCGGGCCGGAGGACGTTTCCATGCACCTGAAGAGCTTGACGCTCAAAGGGTTCAAGTCGTTCGCCCAGCCGACCACCTTCGCTTTCGAACAGGGCGTGACCTGCATCGTGGGGCCCAACGGCTCCGGCAAGTCGAACGTCGTCGACGCCCTCGCGTGGGTGATGGGCGAGCAGGGTGCCAAGACGCTCCGCGGCGGAAAGATGGAGGACGTCATCTTCGCCGGCACGGCGACGCGAGGGCCGCTCGGCAGGGCCGAGGTCCAGCTGACGATCGACAACGGCGACGGTGCACTGCCGATCGATTACTCCGAGGTCACGATCAGCCGCACTCTGTTCCGCAACGGAGCAAGTGAGTACGCCATCAACGGGGGCGTCTGCCGGCTGCTGGATGTCCAGGAGCTGCTGAGCGACTCGGGCCTGGGTCGGGAGATGCACGTCATCGTCGGACAGGGCCGCCTCGACAACGTGCTGCAGGCATCCCCGGAAGAACGCCGCGGCTTCGTCGAAGAGGCCGCCGGCATCCTCAAACACCGCCGCCGCAAAGAGAAGACCCTCCGCAAGCTCGAGGCGATGCAGGCGAACCTGACCCGGCTCAGCGACCTGGCCGGCGAGCTGCGCCGGCAACTGAAACCGCTCGGCCGGCAGGCGGAGATCGCTCGCGAGGCCGCGACGATCGCTGCGGTCGTGCGCGACGCGCGAGCGCGGCTGCTCGCCGACGAGCTCGCCGGGCTCCGGTCGGAGCTGTCCGCCCATGCGCGCAGCGAGCAGGAGCGGCACACCGAGCGGCTGGTCCTGCAGGATCAGGCGGAGAGTCTGCGCACGCGCATCGCGGCGCTCGAGGAGCAGCAGCGCTCCGAAGGGGTGGACGAGGCGCGCAGCGTCGCTCACAGTCTGGAGCGCGTCCAGGAGCGGCTGCGCAGCCTCTACGCCCTGACCGGGCAGCGGCTGGCGCTTCTCGGAGAGGCCGCGGACGATCAGGGCCTGGAGCTGACCACCGTCTCGCAGGCCATGATCGACGACGTCCGGGCAGAGATCGAGGACATCGCGGCCGGGCTGGGCGATGCCCAGGATGCCGCGGTACAGGCATCCCGGGAGGTGGTGCGCTCGCGCGGCGAACTGGACGCGCTGGACGCGGACATCGCGGCCCAGAGTGCCTTGGTCTCGGAGCACGACATGCGACTGACCAAGCTGCGCGGTTCCGCCGAGGCCGCCGCCTCGGCGCTGACCGCGGTGCGCGCCGGAGTGGAACGGCAGCAGCGAGCGCTGGATGCCGCTCTGGCCCGCCGTGCCGAGGCGGAAGCGGAACTGGCCGGCGTGGATCCCGACCTGGTGCCGGAAGGCTCCGCCGCGGAGTACGCCACCGCGTACGAGCGGGCCCAGCGCGAGGCGACCGACGCGGAGGCCGCCGTCGGCCTGCTGCGCGAGCGACTGCACGCCGCCGAGCGGGAGAGCGAATCCCTCGCTGCCCAGACCACGGCCCTGGGGCGCGCCCTGGACGTGCGCAACGCGGCGGCGGAGCTCGTCGCGCGCGGCGGCGCGGGGATCCGGGGACTGCTCGGCGACTCCGTCAAGGTCACGCCCGGCTACGAGACGGCGATCGCCGCGGCGCTGGGCCCGTTGGCGGAGGGCGTGCTCGTGGACACCCGCGAAGACGCGTTCACGATCGCCCGCACCGTCCGCGGCGCAGACCTCGGCGTGGTGGACATCGCCATCGCCGACGCGGACTCCCCGTCGCCGGTCTTCCCGGCGGTGGCCGGCGTCGTTCCGGCGCGGGATGTGGTGACGGCACCCGACGGGGTGCTCGGCATCCTGTCCCACGTCGTCGTCGCGGACGACCTGGAGGCTGCCGCCGCAGCCCGGGACGCCCTCGCCGCGACAGATCTGGGCGCACCGGTCACGGTCGTGACGCGGGCCGGTGAGGTCTACACCGA from Microbacterium sp. zg-B185 includes:
- the coaD gene encoding pantetheine-phosphate adenylyltransferase, translated to MSSRIAVVPGSFDPPTLGHLDVIRRAAALYDQLHVLVVHNPGKEAMLPIAQRLSLLEQSIAEDDVQGEVTVASWSMGLLVDYATDVGAGVLVKGIRSQIDVAYETPMAIVNRHLAHVETVFLLPDPAHALVSSSLVRQVAALGGDVSPFVPPAVARFLDTGARDI
- the smc gene encoding chromosome segregation protein SMC yields the protein MHLKSLTLKGFKSFAQPTTFAFEQGVTCIVGPNGSGKSNVVDALAWVMGEQGAKTLRGGKMEDVIFAGTATRGPLGRAEVQLTIDNGDGALPIDYSEVTISRTLFRNGASEYAINGGVCRLLDVQELLSDSGLGREMHVIVGQGRLDNVLQASPEERRGFVEEAAGILKHRRRKEKTLRKLEAMQANLTRLSDLAGELRRQLKPLGRQAEIAREAATIAAVVRDARARLLADELAGLRSELSAHARSEQERHTERLVLQDQAESLRTRIAALEEQQRSEGVDEARSVAHSLERVQERLRSLYALTGQRLALLGEAADDQGLELTTVSQAMIDDVRAEIEDIAAGLGDAQDAAVQASREVVRSRGELDALDADIAAQSALVSEHDMRLTKLRGSAEAAASALTAVRAGVERQQRALDAALARRAEAEAELAGVDPDLVPEGSAAEYATAYERAQREATDAEAAVGLLRERLHAAERESESLAAQTTALGRALDVRNAAAELVARGGAGIRGLLGDSVKVTPGYETAIAAALGPLAEGVLVDTREDAFTIARTVRGADLGVVDIAIADADSPSPVFPAVAGVVPARDVVTAPDGVLGILSHVVVADDLEAAAAARDALAATDLGAPVTVVTRAGEVYTEYTLRAGSGQGRSRLELAAERDAAAERLSEMVVVADSLREALADDVRGLEDSRRRTKSALASLRAHDAALAAHAEKVNRATVRHEAAIADCDRLAAGLAQAAAAVEEAERAADAAEEHLMRAREAPRPILDASAREGMLAELEAARNTEMRARLDVETLKERVRAGEARVVQLERQRERERAAAAEAARRAVLRRAQREVAAGVAAQLPAVLDSVDRSVSQARVQLASAESARTAVTAELAELRRQETTVRDRLAALTESVHGLELQIHEKRLHVSSLLERVASELGLDENILLSEYGPDQPVPAEARVPPGEEAATGPDPASVPFDRAQQRRRLQDAERKLAQLGRVNPLALEEYAALEQRHKFLVEQLADLAQTRSDLLTIIDELDERMQTIFLAAFEDTRAAFGEVFPILFPGGTGSISLTDPEHPLTTGIEVSVRPAGKKIERLSLLSGGERSLAAVALLVAIFMARPSPFYILDEVEAALDDANLGRLLGVFERLRESSQLIVITHQKRTMEIADALYGVSMRQDGVSAVVGQRVGDRAAS
- the mutM gene encoding bifunctional DNA-formamidopyrimidine glycosylase/DNA-(apurinic or apyrimidinic site) lyase: MPELPEVEVVRAGLDPAVSGATVRGVTVVDERALTRYSGSGAQFEAALTGAVLRSAARRGKFLWMPLDSGDDGAPAAEALVAHLGMSGQLLLRAPGAGAERHERVRLDIQHPDHGELVVVFADQRTFGSLTLDPLVPTPDGAPGGLGTSEPTVPSQVAHIARDPLDPAFGDREFRVALTRRDSAIKRVLLDQTVLSGVGNIYADEALWRSRIHPETPARALSTRAVNRLLADVRTVLERALAEGGTSFDAQYVNVNGQAGYFAHSLNAYGRTGQPCPRCGRPIVRVSFMNRSSHYCPHCQKPPRPIVRVS
- a CDS encoding GNAT family N-acetyltransferase gives rise to the protein MITAPVDLELVPLTIPTSIDAPDAADFLEMVRLRNRILREVAGHDDHRIAPDELLPHYQPDPDTDRLAWLVRADGRFVGRMGVDFPREPGSRTATWLIELITEVWGRGIGSAAYQHLEGVVRDHGRRVLQSWAEHPQAAGARLEPPTGFGTIPRDHIARFYLRHGYTLEQVDRCSAFDLRGPFAHVEQLLAEATAAASGYRVVQWFAPTPAEFVDGYAWMKSRMITDAPAADLEFDEETWDAARVARHDSLYTAAGRTLQVTAAQHIATGELCAFNELVIGKDRTEASSQEDTLVLKEHRGHRLGLLVKCAGLLSWREIAPASPRVITYNAEENRPMLDINEEIGFVPISYDGAWKKVLDD
- the rnc gene encoding ribonuclease III; protein product: MSDVSAQRIQLTEKLGVEIDAELLSLALTHRSWAYEHGQGPHNERLEFLGDSVLGQAVTVRLFTSHPELDEGALAKRRASVVSTVALAEVARGIGLGEYVQLGRGEEQTGGRNKDSILADTMEAVIGATYLSAGPDAATALVLRLIDPLLDDPGRDGASVDPKTTLQELASHLGAPPPVYEVTSTGPDHSRVFAATVRVAEHSAAGTGSSKKQAEMAAALMAWRELSARA
- a CDS encoding YceD family protein, which produces MREFTLDVPAPQKWGEGLVSVPEGESVLVDVRLESVHEGILATGRIDTEYVGVCGRCLTDIVEPVEVEFQELFAYPEMEATDFEVQDDHVDLETLVRDATVLALPFQPVCQPDCPGLDPATGERLAVSTGTEQRTPLDSRWAALQQFTPDHDDEEPRN
- a CDS encoding GNAT family N-acetyltransferase, which codes for MTDLTQRSALRVSPLVVPAGLDAADAGPFLEMVRLANAVCLADAGHDDLREEAQEVLGLWQDQTDWTQLGFIAARDGGIVGAVKIMISTQEDTTSLEFDLMVDPERRGQGAEEALLAAVEAEARARGIRTTQTWTLHRPDRPGPRLSPPSGFGTVPADDSQTVAMRENGFTLQQVERNSVFDLRGPAEPLERMLAEARAAAGEDYRLLTWTSPTPPEHLDGFAYAISRMSTDAPTGGLVIEEQHWDAARVQRRDARLKAQGLTVSVAAAQHVPTGTIAAYNELVIAEDRTGATQQYGTLVVKGHRGRRLGTVVKCANLLRWRELVPESPRVSTFNAEENRHMLDINEAIGFVPASYAGAWQKVLS
- the rpmF gene encoding 50S ribosomal protein L32 yields the protein MAGNPPKRKVSRSNTRSRRAQWKAAPITLTTTVENGKVVYSRPHQAKVVTDSQGTELFLEYKGRKVADV